The following proteins are co-located in the uncultured Propionivibrio sp. genome:
- a CDS encoding TRAP transporter small permease subunit — protein sequence MTNAVDVRAAPPRELLPRGPEQALPIHLLGRLIDWALVAAAAVMVSLVFFNVCVHAMGRDLAETTETCEFLMVWVTFLGGASIIRRSGHMTITEFLDKLDDRRRRVADLAVQLLALAVLAILFRNGLLIVETNWSNMLTVLQISMSWQYMPLSVGSGASMIFVAYDIYQILQGKSREERYGADE from the coding sequence GTGACGAACGCAGTAGATGTACGCGCAGCGCCCCCTCGCGAATTGCTGCCGCGCGGCCCGGAGCAGGCACTGCCGATCCACCTGCTTGGACGCCTGATCGACTGGGCGCTGGTGGCCGCCGCCGCGGTCATGGTGTCGCTGGTTTTTTTCAATGTCTGTGTTCACGCCATGGGCCGCGACCTGGCCGAGACGACCGAAACCTGCGAGTTCCTGATGGTTTGGGTCACCTTTCTCGGCGGCGCCTCGATCATCCGGCGCTCCGGGCACATGACGATCACCGAGTTTCTCGACAAGCTGGATGACCGGAGGCGGCGCGTCGCGGACCTCGCGGTTCAGCTCCTGGCGCTCGCGGTCCTCGCCATCCTGTTCCGCAACGGGCTGCTTATCGTCGAAACCAACTGGAGCAACATGCTGACCGTGCTCCAGATATCGATGTCATGGCAGTACATGCCGCTGTCCGTCGGCAGCGGTGCCAGCATGATCTTCGTTGCCTACGACATTTATCAAATCCTCCAGGGCAAGAGCCGCGAGGAACGTTATGGAGCCGACGAATAA
- a CDS encoding HAD-IA family hydrolase has translation MSPPAASAWPKAVLFDLLSALLDSWTVWNTVAGSEQRGRAWRADYLRLTYGCGAYVAYEDLVRQAAHNTGQPDTACAALTEEWARLPVWSGVHETLTQVQRHCKVAVVTNCSRRLGQIAADRVGIPWDVVVTSEEAGFYKPDPRPYLLALEKLGVQASEAAFVAGSGYDMFGTSRVGLRTYWHNRIGLSLPNGAPPPEIESSTLDGLPGWLEHFHPPG, from the coding sequence ATGAGCCCCCCTGCCGCATCCGCCTGGCCGAAGGCCGTTTTGTTCGATCTGCTTTCCGCGCTGCTCGACTCGTGGACAGTCTGGAACACGGTCGCCGGCTCCGAACAGCGGGGTCGCGCTTGGCGTGCCGACTACCTGCGCCTGACCTATGGTTGTGGCGCCTACGTCGCCTACGAAGATCTGGTGCGTCAGGCGGCGCACAACACCGGCCAGCCCGACACCGCGTGTGCGGCGCTGACGGAAGAATGGGCCCGCCTGCCGGTCTGGAGCGGCGTTCATGAAACGCTCACGCAAGTGCAACGTCATTGCAAGGTAGCGGTGGTCACCAACTGCTCGCGACGGCTCGGGCAGATCGCGGCCGACCGGGTCGGCATTCCATGGGATGTCGTCGTCACCTCGGAAGAGGCTGGCTTCTACAAGCCGGACCCCCGCCCCTACCTGCTGGCACTCGAAAAGCTTGGCGTACAAGCGTCCGAAGCTGCGTTCGTCGCGGGTTCTGGCTATGACATGTTCGGCACCTCGCGCGTCGGCCTGCGGACGTATTGGCATAACCGCATCGGATTGAGCCTGCCGAACGGCGCGCCGCCGCCGGAGATCGAATCGTCCACGCTCGACGGATTACCCGGCTGGCTCGAACATTTTCACCCGCCCGGATAG
- a CDS encoding CHAT domain-containing protein, translated as MDTSISRSLCNAVFVLLAIGIGSGFSWAQEYADFGNATNLNRAVFQELEQQLGIAPPETKDPQELCVFHHKRGMAYARLGRYDPAISDLKLALSLNQPSRLTPDYWGDRWRIENDLKTTYASSGNDLMLLEYLDVLGAEYIQANPRRYFFTRLWLMVPYIHLGMLKEAEEALQAATDLLPGLRLRRDWSFNEHNISEMHAEYSAMLKEIRGNHAEAERLRRIALENARQWLPQMQRVNSKESQLVRLAQQNVIGSTRALASTLSAQNKLGEAELLAHEVLRNTLAYSSFNTTGTSGALSTLRGIRLQQGNLTDAARYGELSLQSMEKADVQAYSWTLAERRSQIGLIQVMQSRWNDALSTYDIRDRGLRSNPEQFAKRGSADLDWGLALLRAGQGRRAVGMLQGELDDNLKKSFVDPIHLAHLRGYLATALSEQGQDGAALTLFGEALPVLLKQARDADLDNDAGFVNTYRLRVVIEGYLELLGRLHDTRQDVADLDIVSETFKLADLARNSSVQRAVTSSAARATLPDAQLAQLARREQDANNQKHALNRILALLASAPEERRLQKVINDMQREIERLAGEQVAMRKELLDRFPEYAALIDPRPATPAEIQKLLRRDEAVISLYSGERRAYVWTITPDTISFRMVPLSRNQIDREVRKVLDSVDLTTNESKPFDAVASQYLYANLLAPDAGKWSTARLINIIPHGTLGQLPFALLLTEPDKVSNGATPVAYAEHPWLIKKTAIAQQSSASSFVALRHAAPTKAERKPFVGFGDPLFMANAVAGAQRGTRVRSLQINHSNDETLNFLERAQGSGKPLDNAMLRSRPSLNEAFSLLPPLPDTAVELKEISQTLGGDVQSDLYLGARATETNVKTADLSRYRVLAFATHGLVPGELSGLDQPALALANPALTRESNSDGFLTLEEVLGLKLNADWVVLSACNTASADGNASEAVSGLGRAFFYAGTRSLLVSNWAVETVSARLLTTELFRQQSDNPAMTRAEALRQSMLMVMKRNPGDYAHPGFWAPFSLVGDGLLQ; from the coding sequence ATGGACACTTCAATTTCCCGCTCCCTGTGCAATGCAGTGTTTGTTCTATTGGCGATCGGTATCGGTAGCGGCTTTTCCTGGGCTCAGGAATATGCCGATTTCGGCAATGCGACCAACCTGAATCGCGCTGTGTTCCAGGAGCTGGAACAACAACTCGGTATTGCCCCGCCGGAAACAAAGGATCCTCAGGAACTATGCGTTTTCCACCACAAGCGTGGCATGGCCTACGCGCGGCTTGGGCGTTACGACCCCGCAATCAGCGACCTGAAGCTGGCCTTGTCGCTCAACCAGCCGAGTCGATTGACGCCTGACTATTGGGGAGACCGTTGGAGGATCGAGAACGATCTGAAGACGACCTACGCGTCTTCCGGAAACGATCTGATGTTGTTGGAATACCTTGACGTTCTCGGGGCCGAGTACATTCAAGCGAATCCCCGGCGATACTTTTTTACCCGGCTGTGGTTGATGGTGCCATATATCCACCTCGGCATGCTCAAGGAAGCCGAGGAGGCGCTTCAAGCTGCGACTGACTTGCTGCCCGGTTTGAGGCTCCGGCGCGATTGGTCATTCAATGAACACAACATATCCGAGATGCATGCGGAATATTCGGCCATGTTGAAGGAGATTCGAGGAAATCATGCCGAAGCGGAGCGGTTGAGGCGAATTGCGCTGGAGAACGCACGGCAATGGCTGCCGCAAATGCAGAGAGTGAACAGCAAGGAGTCGCAGTTGGTACGACTCGCGCAACAAAATGTGATTGGTTCCACCCGCGCGTTGGCTTCGACCCTGTCGGCTCAAAACAAGCTCGGCGAGGCCGAGTTGCTCGCGCATGAAGTTCTGCGCAATACGCTGGCGTATTCCAGTTTCAATACGACTGGCACGAGTGGCGCGCTATCCACCCTGCGTGGCATCCGCCTGCAGCAGGGCAATCTGACGGATGCGGCACGCTACGGCGAACTGTCCTTGCAGTCGATGGAGAAGGCAGACGTGCAAGCATATTCCTGGACGCTGGCTGAACGGCGCAGCCAGATCGGCTTGATTCAGGTCATGCAGTCGCGCTGGAATGATGCGCTCAGCACCTATGACATTCGCGACCGGGGATTGCGCAGTAATCCGGAACAATTTGCAAAACGTGGGTCGGCTGACCTGGATTGGGGGCTGGCCCTGCTTCGGGCGGGACAAGGACGACGCGCGGTCGGAATGTTGCAGGGCGAGCTGGACGACAACCTGAAGAAATCCTTTGTCGATCCGATCCATCTTGCTCATCTTCGCGGTTATCTGGCCACGGCCCTCAGCGAACAAGGACAGGATGGTGCGGCGTTAACCTTGTTTGGCGAAGCCCTGCCTGTGTTGTTGAAACAGGCACGTGATGCCGATCTCGATAATGACGCCGGGTTTGTAAACACCTACCGTCTCCGGGTTGTCATCGAAGGCTATCTGGAACTGCTCGGACGCCTTCATGACACCCGGCAGGATGTCGCCGATCTCGATATCGTCAGCGAAACCTTCAAGCTGGCCGATCTTGCGCGAAATTCATCCGTGCAACGTGCAGTCACATCCAGCGCAGCCCGTGCAACGCTTCCCGATGCTCAATTGGCTCAACTCGCGCGCCGTGAACAGGATGCAAACAACCAGAAACATGCGCTCAACAGGATTCTCGCCCTCCTTGCGTCTGCGCCGGAGGAACGGCGGCTGCAAAAAGTCATCAACGACATGCAGCGCGAGATCGAGAGACTGGCGGGCGAGCAGGTCGCGATGCGAAAGGAATTGCTTGATCGGTTTCCGGAATATGCTGCCCTGATCGATCCCCGACCGGCCACGCCGGCAGAAATCCAGAAGTTGCTTCGTCGGGATGAAGCCGTGATCTCCCTTTACAGCGGAGAACGTCGGGCTTACGTGTGGACTATCACGCCCGATACCATCAGTTTTCGCATGGTTCCCTTGTCGCGCAATCAGATCGACAGGGAGGTTCGGAAAGTCCTCGACAGCGTCGATTTGACGACGAACGAATCGAAGCCGTTCGATGCCGTCGCGTCGCAATACCTGTACGCCAACCTGTTAGCCCCGGATGCCGGAAAATGGTCAACCGCCCGTCTGATCAACATCATCCCTCATGGCACCCTGGGGCAATTGCCCTTTGCGTTACTGCTGACGGAGCCGGACAAGGTCTCAAACGGTGCGACTCCCGTCGCTTATGCCGAACACCCCTGGCTGATCAAGAAAACGGCAATCGCCCAGCAGTCATCGGCCAGCAGTTTCGTGGCGTTGCGACACGCCGCTCCGACCAAGGCGGAGCGCAAACCTTTTGTTGGCTTCGGCGATCCTCTATTCATGGCGAATGCTGTCGCCGGAGCGCAACGTGGAACACGTGTCCGCAGTCTGCAGATTAACCATTCCAATGACGAAACGCTGAATTTTCTGGAACGCGCGCAAGGTTCCGGGAAACCTCTGGACAATGCGATGTTGCGTAGTCGCCCGTCATTGAACGAAGCCTTCTCCCTTTTGCCTCCGTTGCCGGACACCGCGGTAGAGCTCAAGGAAATATCCCAGACGCTTGGCGGCGATGTGCAAAGCGATTTGTACCTCGGCGCGCGAGCGACGGAAACAAATGTCAAGACAGCAGACCTGTCGCGTTACCGGGTGCTGGCTTTTGCGACGCACGGCCTGGTTCCGGGCGAGTTGAGCGGTCTGGATCAACCAGCGTTGGCGCTGGCCAATCCGGCGCTTACCAGGGAATCAAACAGCGACGGTTTTCTGACCCTGGAAGAGGTTCTCGGCTTGAAGCTGAATGCCGACTGGGTAGTGCTTTCGGCATGCAATACGGCAAGTGCCGATGGAAATGCCAGTGAAGCCGTTTCCGGGCTGGGGCGAGCGTTTTTTTACGCCGGAACGCGCAGCCTTCTGGTATCAAACTGGGCCGTTGAAACTGTTTCCGCGCGGCTGTTGACCACCGAACTGTTTCGACAGCAGAGCGACAATCCGGCAATGACGCGTGCAGAGGCGCTTCGGCAATCGATGCTGATGGTGATGAAGAGGAACCCCGGTGACTACGCCCATCCGGGCTTTTGGGCGCCTTTCAGTCTTGTCGGCGATGGTCTGCTGCAATAG
- a CDS encoding LacI family DNA-binding transcriptional regulator yields MANLQDVARHAGVSVGTVSNVVNGRTERMGAEILRKVQAAIEELGYQPNRAARFLKTGHTPLLGFLVPSMGTPIWGWLAREVELIAQNEFGYRVLAGNTDRDPKLELAFLEDLLSHGIRGVIIVSPLLEINRLKELVKRGLVAVIHDQRRLPENRLDVDYVTISHVEAITMAVRHLVENGHKKLAFVTASGKSVSRMDKIRGFLEATRAAGLADTAEIIEGQSSARYGDDEMPILGRSLAEQIAARKDRPTGIVALNDMLAMGLLFGFQKCRLRVPQDISVIGMDDLMLSGFVSPGITSIRPPFTDMARQMVGRIVSRLGDPQEATEEHIFSPRLVVRGSVANLMENSGL; encoded by the coding sequence ATGGCCAACTTACAGGATGTTGCGCGGCATGCAGGCGTTTCGGTGGGCACGGTATCCAACGTGGTCAACGGCCGCACCGAGCGCATGGGTGCGGAAATACTTCGCAAGGTCCAGGCGGCAATCGAGGAACTCGGCTACCAACCCAACCGGGCGGCACGTTTCCTGAAAACCGGACATACGCCCCTGCTGGGATTTCTCGTGCCCTCCATGGGCACGCCGATCTGGGGCTGGCTGGCGCGCGAGGTCGAACTCATCGCCCAGAATGAGTTCGGCTATCGCGTCCTGGCTGGAAATACCGACCGTGACCCGAAACTCGAACTGGCCTTTCTCGAAGACCTGCTCTCGCATGGCATACGCGGCGTCATCATCGTCTCGCCCCTGCTCGAGATCAATCGCCTCAAGGAATTGGTGAAACGCGGCCTGGTGGCGGTCATCCACGACCAGCGTCGTCTTCCCGAGAACAGGCTGGATGTCGATTATGTGACCATCAGCCACGTCGAGGCGATCACCATGGCGGTTCGCCACCTCGTCGAAAACGGCCACAAGAAGCTGGCATTCGTCACCGCATCCGGAAAAAGCGTCAGCCGGATGGACAAGATTCGTGGATTCCTCGAAGCGACCCGCGCCGCAGGCCTCGCCGACACGGCGGAAATCATCGAAGGACAGTCTTCTGCACGCTACGGCGACGACGAGATGCCGATTCTCGGTCGCTCGCTGGCCGAACAGATCGCGGCACGAAAGGACCGGCCCACCGGCATCGTCGCCCTGAATGACATGCTCGCCATGGGTCTGCTCTTCGGATTCCAGAAATGCCGCCTGCGCGTCCCGCAAGACATCTCGGTCATCGGCATGGACGATCTGATGCTGTCGGGATTTGTGTCGCCGGGCATCACGTCGATCCGTCCGCCGTTCACCGACATGGCGAGACAGATGGTCGGCCGCATCGTGTCCCGCCTCGGCGATCCGCAGGAAGCCACGGAGGAACATATTTTCTCGCCGCGCCTCGTCGTGCGTGGCTCTGTCGCGAATTTGATGGAAAATAGCGGTCTTTGA
- a CDS encoding TRAP transporter substrate-binding protein encodes MKISKLLSRAALVVAGSAIAASGFAQTILRLNHTDQTTGGRHAASVLFAKKFEEYTQGRYQVRVFCCGQLGNDPKSLEQVASGGLDFVTSGVGTYAQFIPQYNVAMMPFLFETLEQGWKWYDESKWIKSLEDQAPSKGFRILGSLEAGFRNLTTKAPVNNPDDAKGKKMRVAPTEMMLWTIEAMGFGAQIMPVTEVYLAIQQGVVQGQDNPIDTIYSNKFYEVAPYITITNHLYSPLSLAMAEKTWQKLSPDDQKAVMRAAKDATNFSRNFVKETDEKMLTDMVSKGAKVNRTPDFAAFRKSVETVYAKTREKYSKADVDTVLAETAAVRKAMPAKK; translated from the coding sequence ATGAAGATTTCGAAGTTACTGTCTCGTGCTGCGTTAGTCGTCGCCGGATCGGCCATTGCGGCGTCCGGTTTCGCTCAGACGATTCTGCGTCTGAACCATACGGATCAAACGACAGGCGGACGTCATGCCGCCAGCGTGTTGTTCGCCAAGAAATTCGAGGAATACACCCAAGGCCGCTATCAGGTGCGCGTGTTCTGCTGCGGCCAGTTGGGGAACGACCCCAAGAGCCTTGAGCAAGTCGCCTCGGGCGGGCTGGATTTTGTCACCAGCGGCGTCGGCACCTATGCCCAGTTCATTCCCCAATACAACGTTGCCATGATGCCTTTCCTGTTTGAAACCCTCGAACAGGGCTGGAAATGGTATGACGAATCAAAGTGGATCAAGTCGCTTGAGGACCAGGCGCCGAGCAAGGGCTTCCGGATCCTCGGCTCGCTCGAAGCCGGATTTCGCAACCTGACCACGAAAGCCCCGGTCAACAATCCCGACGACGCCAAGGGCAAGAAAATGCGCGTCGCCCCGACGGAAATGATGTTGTGGACCATCGAAGCGATGGGCTTCGGCGCGCAGATCATGCCGGTCACCGAAGTCTATCTGGCCATTCAGCAAGGCGTGGTTCAGGGGCAGGACAACCCAATCGATACGATCTACTCCAACAAGTTTTACGAAGTCGCCCCGTACATCACCATCACCAACCACCTTTACAGTCCCCTGTCACTGGCGATGGCGGAGAAGACCTGGCAGAAGCTCTCTCCCGATGATCAGAAGGCGGTCATGCGGGCGGCCAAGGACGCGACCAATTTCAGCCGCAATTTCGTCAAGGAAACCGACGAAAAGATGTTGACCGACATGGTATCGAAGGGCGCCAAGGTCAACCGGACACCCGATTTCGCCGCCTTCCGCAAGTCTGTGGAAACGGTCTATGCCAAGACCCGCGAAAAATACAGCAAGGCGGATGTCGATACGGTTCTCGCCGAAACGGCTGCCGTGCGCAAGGCCATGCCGGCGAAGAAATAG
- a CDS encoding TRAP transporter large permease, whose translation MLTVQVFGMFFVIALAGVPLYYALIATTTGMVYFKNLPYQLDSLFLNLIAGVEPFILIAVPLFIFAGELLSRGGVGKRIVNFARVLFGWLPGGMGIVTIASCLMFGGVSGSAIADTAAIGSLVAPTMKEKGYHPDFTAALLSVAGTLALLMPLSIPFLVFAFISGASMRILSMSGIIPGMICALALALVCVRYGKKTGCDNGSERASLAEIWAVTKDAGPALLMPVIIVGGIWTGTFTPTEAASIAVTYGLVVSLFLYKDLKVRDLPALALKSFQTSASVLLVIGATGVLSWLLTAEMVAAELAEWIQSVASQPWQFLLLLNICLLLLGIFIEPLPAMLLTAPLFLPMAQAMHIDLTLMGVIMVMNLSIALYTPPVGGTLFVAAKLCKASIGGMSKHIIPLMAMNVAVLFLTTYIPWLSKTLPRFLFGVG comes from the coding sequence ATGCTCACCGTTCAAGTCTTTGGCATGTTCTTCGTCATCGCGCTGGCGGGGGTACCGCTCTACTATGCGCTGATCGCGACAACGACAGGCATGGTCTACTTCAAGAACCTTCCGTATCAACTCGACTCGCTTTTCCTCAATCTCATCGCCGGCGTTGAACCGTTCATCCTGATCGCCGTGCCGTTGTTCATCTTTGCCGGCGAACTGCTGTCGCGCGGCGGCGTCGGCAAGCGCATCGTCAATTTCGCCCGCGTGCTCTTCGGCTGGTTGCCCGGCGGCATGGGCATCGTCACGATCGCCTCCTGCCTGATGTTCGGCGGCGTCTCCGGTTCGGCCATCGCCGATACGGCGGCAATCGGTTCGCTGGTGGCGCCGACGATGAAGGAAAAAGGCTACCACCCGGACTTCACCGCCGCGTTGCTATCGGTCGCCGGCACCCTGGCTTTGCTGATGCCGCTGTCGATTCCCTTCCTCGTCTTTGCCTTCATCTCGGGCGCATCGATGCGCATCCTGTCGATGTCCGGCATCATCCCCGGCATGATTTGCGCGCTCGCGCTCGCACTGGTCTGCGTCCGCTACGGCAAGAAGACCGGATGCGACAACGGTTCGGAGCGCGCCTCCCTCGCCGAAATATGGGCAGTGACAAAAGACGCGGGTCCGGCGCTGCTGATGCCGGTCATCATCGTCGGCGGCATCTGGACCGGTACCTTCACCCCGACGGAGGCCGCATCGATCGCCGTGACCTATGGCCTTGTCGTGTCGCTGTTCCTGTACAAGGACCTCAAGGTCCGCGACCTGCCGGCACTCGCGCTCAAGTCCTTCCAGACCAGTGCGTCGGTGCTGCTGGTCATCGGCGCGACCGGCGTGCTGTCCTGGCTGCTGACGGCGGAAATGGTTGCGGCCGAACTGGCCGAATGGATCCAGTCGGTCGCCAGTCAGCCCTGGCAGTTCCTGCTGCTCCTGAACATCTGCCTCTTGCTGCTCGGCATCTTCATCGAACCCCTGCCGGCCATGCTGCTGACGGCGCCACTCTTCCTGCCGATGGCGCAGGCGATGCACATCGACCTGACGCTGATGGGCGTGATCATGGTGATGAACTTGTCGATCGCGCTCTACACGCCACCGGTCGGCGGCACCCTGTTCGTCGCCGCCAAACTCTGCAAGGCCAGCATCGGCGGGATGTCGAAACACATCATTCCGCTCATGGCCATGAATGTCGCCGTGCTGTTCCTGACCACCTATATCCCCTGGCTCTCAAAAACGCTGCCGAGATTCCTGTTCGGCGTCGGCTAG
- the mgrA gene encoding L-glyceraldehyde 3-phosphate reductase — protein MTDTYQPLDSRYTTMPYQPVGRSGLKLPRFSLGLWHNFGQNANAADARALLLRAFDLGITHFDLANNYGPPPGAAERFFGEILHADLAAHRDELIISTKAGYPMWPGPYGTDGSRKHLLSSLDQSLKRMRLDYVDIFYSHRFDPDTPLEETMGALATAVLQGKALYVGLSSYSAKKTREAAALLRQMGVRCLIHQPSYSMLNRWIEPELLPALQDEGIGCIVFSPLAQGLLTGKYQQGIPSDSRKASGAASFRDNYITPETLERIQKLAAIAERRGQSLAQMSLAWVLRHPQVSSALIGASRISQLEENIAALSNTRFSPEELAEIDLWATDAGLNIWAASSNAG, from the coding sequence ATGACCGACACCTATCAGCCTCTCGACAGTCGTTATACGACGATGCCCTACCAACCGGTTGGCCGCAGCGGCCTCAAGCTGCCGCGCTTCTCCCTGGGCCTCTGGCATAACTTCGGCCAGAACGCCAATGCCGCCGACGCCCGTGCACTGCTGCTGCGCGCCTTCGACCTCGGCATCACCCATTTCGACCTCGCCAACAACTACGGCCCGCCGCCGGGCGCCGCCGAGCGCTTCTTCGGCGAGATCCTGCACGCCGACCTCGCGGCCCATCGCGACGAACTGATCATCTCGACCAAGGCCGGCTATCCGATGTGGCCCGGTCCTTACGGTACCGACGGCTCGCGCAAGCACCTGCTCTCCAGCCTCGACCAGAGCCTCAAGCGCATGCGACTCGATTATGTCGATATCTTCTATTCGCACCGTTTCGATCCGGACACCCCGCTTGAGGAGACGATGGGCGCACTGGCGACGGCCGTCCTGCAAGGCAAGGCGCTGTATGTCGGCCTGTCGTCCTATTCGGCAAAAAAAACGCGCGAAGCGGCCGCCCTGCTCCGGCAGATGGGTGTCCGCTGCCTGATCCACCAGCCCTCGTATTCGATGCTCAACCGCTGGATCGAGCCGGAACTGCTGCCGGCCTTGCAGGACGAAGGCATCGGCTGCATCGTCTTCTCACCGCTCGCGCAAGGCTTGCTGACCGGCAAGTATCAGCAAGGCATCCCGAGCGATTCGCGCAAGGCCAGTGGCGCCGCGTCGTTCCGCGACAACTACATCACGCCCGAGACGCTCGAACGCATCCAGAAGCTCGCGGCCATCGCCGAACGCCGCGGCCAATCGCTGGCGCAAATGTCATTGGCCTGGGTTCTGCGTCATCCCCAGGTCAGCTCGGCGCTCATCGGCGCAAGCCGGATCAGCCAGTTGGAGGAGAACATCGCAGCCCTGTCGAACACCCGCTTCTCGCCCGAAGAACTCGCCGAAATCGATCTCTGGGCGACGGACGCGGGCCTCAATATCTGGGCAGCATCAAGCAACGCCGGCTGA
- a CDS encoding PPC domain-containing DNA-binding protein: MKGFRYTNKNLFFVRFNEGEDILLSLRKAVADYGIKNAVILSGLGSIVSYHFHVVDSFVNPPREVFPKGEQPCDIVNINGFVIDGRVHAHITISDAKVAFGGHLEEGCKILTFGVVTMAEMADADFTDWDAIKDI; the protein is encoded by the coding sequence ATGAAAGGCTTCAGATATACCAACAAGAATCTGTTCTTCGTACGCTTCAATGAAGGAGAGGACATTCTTCTGTCATTGCGAAAGGCGGTTGCCGACTATGGCATCAAGAATGCCGTCATCCTGAGCGGGCTCGGTTCGATCGTCAGTTATCACTTCCATGTCGTCGACAGCTTCGTCAATCCGCCGCGCGAAGTGTTTCCGAAAGGCGAGCAACCGTGCGATATCGTCAATATCAATGGCTTTGTCATCGACGGTCGCGTCCATGCGCACATTACAATCTCCGATGCCAAGGTCGCGTTTGGCGGCCATCTCGAAGAAGGTTGCAAGATTCTTACGTTCGGGGTGGTCACCATGGCGGAGATGGCTGATGCCGATTTCACCGACTGGGATGCCATCAAGGACATCTGA